aaataaacaatctccttgtttttcaaggttagcatctattcgggattcttgggtaacaaaagtttaaaccgtcgtagattcttttttaaagcggtgaacttatttttacgatttacaattttaagtgcttgtcaaactaaattcagtgtccaaagtcattaaatgttaatttaagttatggcaattatatttgctggactcgtgggtaacagttgatacgtgggtaacgtcaaatttgattttatggaattttatgggtaaaacgatttgcataaaataatcacttggacctcagagttatagaacgaaacttcgtttcatgatatagtcatttatggcatattcacttaacattttcagaacgatcattttatttttgatacgcgggtaacaaaattattagccaaattgacttaatggcctctagagtccataaactttggtggaattcaatcgttttacatatgatgagagatcatgcaaacgctttctaacggtaataatttcattttgattgaaggacattcaatgacatatatggtgctttatctttgaattaagtgggtaacgccaattcatttaatccatcataacttgtcccctggtatgacttgctagtaaaggcctatatgcacaaagagagcacatgggacttgacatgatatgctccatcaataacgtgatttcctttattaatgacattttaaagtggaaggttaacatagagagaattttgtcccgctttcgctggaattgaccaaaaatatatttaaaggtgaacctcattgaaaataaagttatatatcaatggaaagcttatgatgtcaggatattaaaaattattttttccgatttttttgatggccaataaagctgaaaaattaaaaaaatgattgaatttttggtcttttttaaggcgccccaaaaagcacccaaatcaatcgtctatgaccttgaaaATGCCCGTGACGTAAGCTCAgtgttcgcagtcacgtgatcttaCTCGGAAGCGtaaaacaagacttgcttcctgtactttgcaagctgcccggcaagtctgattttcaaaataaagcttgaaattagaggaatcttcaagttgctggttccttctatatatattagaaataatagaattattgtcaacacataaattttccgtaaatttttgacaaaattagtcataactggctgggtataactgggtaattgagtttgaatttcgcgctgggatcaatcccatgcgcaaatgcttgctgctaccgatgtcatggactgaataaacatgatcgaataacaaattaaatacttgtttgtgacattacctatatattcttgattcattgtaaaatgtctgattaaaaaaatatcgtcttgcagtaatccaaaaattaataaaaaaccgccgatttcatcaaatccagcccatataaaggttttcatatttagcgtattAGGGAATACATttttccacacaatcgcgattgaaagaaacagatactcgggcagatactttattataaaataaatacaatttaggcttagtagaccgttatttgatggaattctgaaatctgaataaaattaaaatattgtcacttgtgtcatgattctttaatgatagtacaatcagtgtacggtactgaaaaagtgaaacattcatgttttatggattaccgaacacgatgcgtaaattgctgctgaagtgcagggacggatatgcacaaacagtGACTCGCTTGGGCTTCGTCCTCTGTGTTTCATGGGTGTTTCAGCAAATTTGATCACtcattcccttatatttggaacatttacaggaataaattttgctgatgaagtagcaataagttggaaatatcagaatgtgaatatcaaattggtcattttgtctgcaagtacagtacagtcgcggataatgaacactcggcgtagtgagactcagtcagtcactgagctcatcccgtatgtatctatatacgagttcgcctatcatacatgaccggttgtaaagctaagaaaataattgaaaaatcctgtacatgtaccttattctattccttcattttctcattgtgataagttcatctcaacttggtgtgacgatctgaactggtagcactagcagttattttttgtaatctgttttcattccggttcttcgctaatcttcgctcttcgtgctttactgtaatattccctatgcatatcgtggatggcttggcctatcccaaatcacccgccagcacttttcccatttttaaatccacacactttattcaggaacttcattcttaatttgatcatgatatttccttcatattattcttattttattgaagatatttttcatgtaaagtaagttgacaatgactgaattcgtgcattggcccgatgcatgccacagtaatacacggacattgtgtttacaatcaaacccgaagtaactgtgtgtccctgggctgacgtcatcaacgaaagcgcccaatttgaacgatttcgttttgtaatttaggggtgccaaaatccaatctttgcatggagattatgtctagcctggtacgctatgcaaataaaaaatattcttttctgcttcctgacatcataagctttccattgatatataactttattttcaatgaggttcacctttaatatcATCTTGTCTGATAACCAAGAGTACTATTGCTAAAATTATTAAATCCCTGGCATACTATTTTGCAAAGTTCTGATAATgttaatttttgcacatttttgattTGCTCCCTATATATTCACAATGATTGGCCTGTACTACAGGCTGTAGccagattttccaaatgcagacctttttGCCCCCACCACACCCCCATAGTGTGAAGTTAGCATATAATGCAGACCAAATAAAGACTTGAAATTATAATTGAACTATACATTTAAATTGAATACTTTGTTAGAACATTGCGGTAGAAGAGCTCAATTCTCGGCTGCTTTTACCAATGTATCAGAAAACATTGTGAAATATATGAATGCCATTCTTTACTTGATGCAGTTGGCATGTGTTCAGTTTTCAGTGTCACTGTACTGTTGTTTACTAGCAACTGTGGTATAttaaaaggaaagaaagcacTCTTTTCACAAAATCAATACCAACTATTATAGGGGTAAACGAGAAAGATTCCATATGATTGAGTGTTCATGCTAtatcatttttcaccctgatgtggcagtgacgtcaaggCGTTGAGGTAGCTGTTTCGTGgtgcgcatctatgcggcgtcttgtGTGTGTACGTCAGCGCTTAGACTGAATGCTAGTGATTTAAAGCTGTGCTCAATTAAATACGCACtgagtcactgccacatcaggttgAAAATTGGTACAGTCTTCACTTATTTTTATGCTAGTCATCAAATTCACTCCATAAACTGATAAATCTGATTTATACATTGCAATGCATTAGGTAGAGGGACAGCATTATGATATCACTTATCCTGCATGGACCTTCTGGGAAGGTGGACCTGCAGTATGGCCAATATTTCCTACAGGCTTAGGAAGATGGGATCTCTTTAGGGATTCTCTAGATAAGTAAGTATAAGTATCTACTTCTATCTAGCATTATATGCATGTCGTCTGTGATGTGTTATTTCTAGGACTATGGTCTGGCATCATTGACAAGAAATATGACCATTATGCCATGAGCATGTTTCAAAATAATTGTTATTGTAGTACATTCTAACAGTGTCTACACGATTGCAAATGTGTGTGGGGGAGTGTGTGTGGTTTTGTAGACACTGTCAGGACAACTGACACATAGGAAAATACAGTTGTCCAtgcttgttggtatccatctatCTCAGCTGTCAACAATAGATCCCCAGAAGGcacaatcgaaacaaaaatcaagctgtttcagacaacgtgtgttactgtctttctgtacgggtgcgagtcatgggtaattaccaaggacccggacatggaaaacaagatcaatgcatttgcaacatcttgctacagagtcatgttaaacatcaagcgtgtggatcagattccaaacgaaaccatctacaacctgaccaacaccactccactggttgccagagtcaagattcatcaacttaaatttctcggccatatactgcgtcttgaagatggcaagcctgtgaaagaatatgcactttatattccaccacatgggaagaggaaaccgggacggccgcgcacactgtacttacagtatgtccagcacctcctgggagatactgttccgcagccgactgatgatgatgatgaggcacATTAAAAACTATGCTTCAACAATTACGGGTGTATTAATGGATGTTTGTTTCTTTAGGTTATTGTTGTTATTTAGTTTATGTTCATATCTTTTCTTGTtttgaatggtttttttttttggtttttttaatatttagggAAGCCAAGAAATTGCCTTGGGACAAGAAGGAGAGTCTAACATTCTTCAGGGGCTCAAGAACCAGTGCTGAGCGTGACCCTCTAATTCTACTATCTCGTGATGAACCTGATTTAGTTGATGCACAATATACTAAAAACCAGGCTTGGAGATCAGAGGCTGTAAGTTTAGGGATATTATATTTTCATTCTTTACTTCAGATTCTTGTTCTTAAAAAGTAATCCATCCCACTTTTCCTcaatcaaatttgtttgtttttggaatCATTTTTGTAGTATTCACAAACTGAAAGAACACCTCATTTTGTTCTAATTAATCAAAACAAATTCTTCTTAATATTGAGCATGTGACAGACAATGTGTTTATTGTAAACAAATATTATGCCAGTATTGATAAATAAGCCTTTTGCTGCAAAGACCTTGTATTGTAGTAAACTATGGATGATTTCAGTTGCATTTTGGCAATGTGCATTGAAATTACAACCATGTAATCTTGTGAATTTTTAGAGTTCAAAAGAGTGAAATAATCATttttaaatcaagcaaaaatgggaggaaatattaacaagttgtatttgatcagtttcaagtgaacgaatacatcttagtgttcgttagtatcaagaaatctcaaattcgggcgtggacgaatgtgtctccccttattCTGCCCTTAAGGTTTCCCTCTGATGAGTATATTGTTAGCTCTGTAGAGACcattaagctattccagttgaaatctatatactcgtatgaaagatatgaccttaatctcccacacagggagtgtgaatttcaattaggGATACATGAATGTGTGATGCCATTTGAAAACTACAAGTACAAcctctgtatgggagattaaggttatgttttctaggtatatggaattcaactggaatagcccattcctacTACAAATACATGTAGTATACATAACATATATGCATGTTTTGCTTTACTGTTCTCTCTGATGTATTTTGCTTTACTATTCTCTCTTATAGGATACATTGTTTAGAGAACCAGCTAAAGAAGTAACTCTAGAAGAACACTGCAAATACAAGTAGGTTAAATTAATATGAATATGGTATTGAGAACGAGGgaaagacagacagatagacagaaaATGTGTTGTATGTTTTCATTATAAGGCAATATGACAACAGCGAGTTGTGTTTGCAGATTTTTTTGAGAAGAAATAATTGGTTGTTAAATTGTCTTGTCCTATGTTTGAGTCAAACATAACTTATTCAAAgctttaaaacaatattatataGTTATATTATGCAAGTTCAATTGTTCATTAGATTTTAGTAACTATTGAACATTCAACAAGGAACTGAGACTAGGAATAAAAACAAGTTGCTAATGGAGCAGCCtaggtttttaaaacatttgagaAAATCTTAACTTACCCCTTAAAGTGCAGAGAAAAAAGGCTGATGAAATTAACTGATGCAAAATGAATGATTGAATCAAGGGATCGGTCGCAAAGGTCAAAAGTTGTGTAAAGCAGTAATATAAGTGATGGTAACTGGCATAATGAGGCAGCCGGGATAAGATGAAAAATCGGTGGGAAAATAAAGTCTAAAAGTTAACCGTTGATGGCATATTGTTTGAGAGTGCAAAGTTTGGCTATCCAAAAAGTGATTCAAGTTTCAAGATTATTATCCTCCTGGTATTTGTTAATCATTCCAATCCCCATTAAGGAGATATTGGAGATGGAATGGTCATTTGAATTGAAATGATGACAATAGGCAGTTTCTGTTATAGCATTTTTGATGTCTGACTTCAGGTTAATGTACCAAGTATCGAGTTGCGTGATAGTTTTgctgatgttttgaagtttgcaTTTGTTGAGGAATATGATCCAAGTGGATTTGCAGTTCATTCTTGCTGTTGTGGGAAATAACTCACCGTTTGAAGAGCTATGGTTTGTATGAGAGAAGGGACTTGCTATCATGTTCAAGTGGTTGATAAACTGGGTAGTGTCTTGGATGTAAGGAGGTAAAGACTCCAGCAGAGGGCGGAACTGAAATAACACAAAATGGGATATCTGGGTTGTAGGACATCAGCTTATGATGGGACAACCAGGATTTTCTTTCTTATGAACTTTAGGGAGCATGTAGAATCTAATCTAAAACAGTAATATAATCTATTTCAAAGGTAAAAACTCAATTTCATGCTTATCTGTATATTTTTATAGGTACCTGTTCAATTTCCGTGGTGTTGCCGCTAGTTTCCGTTTGAAGCACCTGTTCCTGTGTAATTCCCTTGTATTTCATGTAGGAGATGAGTGGATAGAATTCTTTTATCCAGCATTGAAACCATGGGTGCATTATATACCTGCGCCCAAGGATCTTCACAATGTCAGGTTAGTAATACATTTGAAGCACCTATTTATATTGTGTATTTCCTGATACCACCGTTCTCAGAAGTCTTTTAGCATGGGCGTTCTCAATGGGTGGCATTGCATCATTCCTAGTGATGTACCAACAGCAGCAGAGTTTACACAAAAATGTTGGCATGGAAGTACATGCAATAAATTATTTACTTTACATGTACATCCTAAATATTtatatatagtttttaaaaagtttttgttaCGGTAACtgaaatgtttttattattttctccCAAACTGAGCATCTTTGCTCAACTTAATTTGAACTAAATTTAAaatttccattctaaatatgtatacttttatatactttagaccaacaatttagaagttatgaggcccaaaagacGACCCTTAAATGATGTTATTATATTGACTTTCCATGATGTTTTCACTAAAGTAATATGCCTCATTTGCATTTGTATTTTCAGAGAGCTCATTGAATTCGCCATGGCTAATGATAAAGTGGCCAAGGAGATAGCTGACAGGTAATATTATATTCTTACAATGTACAGAGTGTGCTGAGGCCTTATGGATTAACTGTGTATTGTACTATGCAAGGTGTGACTATTTCTGCTGTAGTGTGTTCACTCCTTGCACACTTCCGCCAACAGCATGAATGCAAGTTTTAAATAGCAGTGGACAATTAATGTTGCATAATTGTTTTCGACTCCCCATACATGTTGCTATCAGGTTGAGGCTCTACACACAAaatgaatgaccttaaaaggagtgAATTTCACTTATTTTTTGTTTTGCATAACCCTTTTAATTGTTAGTCTGCTTTCAAATTGAATAATGATGcaactttttgtgatttttaataaAGCAAGTAATTACAtacttttttcttttcataaattaatatcaaattttatgaatTGAAAGTGACAGCTGTAAAAGTTACaaaagtttgtttggtttatataaggcggaaattatttggcttttgttactgcctTCGTGAAATTCAattaagtcccaactcacgctcacgtaaattcacataagcgtgcgccagtcacgcattacgcaacacacaaTTAGCgaaagcattgcgcccaactgcgtgcatgccgttctatatcaatacacgatgttatgagtcttattttttccgccttatataaaccgaacaaactttaaagtGGGTATGtccatttgaatgcattttcacACTGGTAAAATGACATATTGAAGCAAATATAAACATTGGTGAATTCTTGTTTTATTTTCAGGGGCCGTGACTTCATCTGGAACCATCTACGCATGGAGACAGTTGAGTGTTATTGGAAGAAACTGCTCAAGGAGTACGCCAAGCTTCAGAAATACAAACCAGTACGCAATAAGGAACTCAATCTCATCACACCAAAGGATGAGCTTTGATGAGAGTCAGCAATTTTGTAGATTaggttttatttaaatgagatatTTGTAGGTATATGGGTTTCTATTTTTATATATAGTCTATTGTTGAAAGTGCCACTGTGGTAGTATTTCATTTGAGTTCTTAATATCACTTTAGTCTGTCAAGCTTGAAGTATTCATCGATCATCACATTAGCTTTCATATTTTTCATCCTATTCGCCCTTTGCAAACGcatgtgcaaaatgtgcatttttgtttctcatgctTTTATAGCAATGCACTAGAAGGCTTTTTGCATAGTGTAtgcggtaattaaagcatgctTTTGACAGGTGTACTCACACACTGtgcgggtagaacctcgttttgagataacTAAATAGTCATCGGCAAATAAGCAGCGGCATATTGGGTTTTGAAACATATTCCGTGACAGCATTGAGCTTCATTGCAAGCTACTCTATGCAAAGCAAATGCTTTCTTCTTTGGCAGGTGAGAAATTCAACTCACTGACTCCCAATGTGGGATGCAAGTTGTCTGAAAATTTCCAGATttccgaaaattaaaaaaattctggaattttaaattggatgatgatatttcatcataaaaagaacaAAAGCATTTTTTTAGGGAGGTGGTGATACACCCTAGCTCATTCCCTAGTAAACCTCCCACAAATGTTCGATTCCGTGCACAAGCGCTCAGCTATCTGGCCTAGGGCCATTTCGATTTTCAGGAAATCTAGCAATTACCCACTTGCATCCCTGGCCAATGTGTCCCATAATAATATGCTTATGTCCCATCAGTACTGCCAGCGATTGAGCTCTTCACAGTGGGAATTTTACATGTTACAGGGAGAGAGCtaaatatttcaattattttttttctattattcaACACTTTCGAATCACTGAAGTTGTACATGATAAAAAGATATATGTAACATATGAAAGTTAATGTGATGATGAATGAAGTTCTCCTTTAAATTGATGTCTTTTACCTTGTAAAACAATGATGCTGGATACTCATATCTGTTAGTACACCTGTTTCTCAAATCTTACCTTAATTATTGGGGTTATTTGAACAGTTTTTATCATATGCATGCCATTATAACGTGCCTTATTGATAAATGTATGATACACGGTAGGAAAAAGCAGCATTTCTACAAGTTTTTTTTATGTTAGTGGAGTTGGTGAAAGCATGTGTAACAAGTTTAGTGAAGTGAAGTGGGGAAAGGTGAATCAATATTGTATGCTTATTGATGTTCTATGGGGTCATTTAAAAGATGTGTGCTTACTGCCTACCAGCATTGTAAGTGAAGTTTGTAAACTTAGCATTTTGTTTCTGGCAGTAAAGTCCTTGAAGGCTTATTCACAGGggcagacttaggtttcagttttctactggccctgcgggccagtgaaatggcagatctagtggccctgcaataaatttactggcccagctttttcagtatgttctactgcaaaaaaaaaaaaaaaacctaattttttggtgttttggggaaaaaatctatatcaatttttaatcatttgccataaaatgtgtattatatcacgaatttcaaaaaattatttgatatcagaaggacattccttgttttaaaaatgcaattcgtACCGGTAGTAGTAGGCTATGTAAGCCTACTATGGCTGTAAGAACGGatgtatatttccaacttgctagcaatgcaagaataagaatataaatataggaaaaatcattgaataaagatataaattacaggtgacaggcggagcagaaactgtgtaaataatatGTCCATGACTGATTATATCTTGTCCCATATGTGttggctcaaaaatctagtggcccgccgggccagcgttgttggaagtttactggcccgacgcaaaatccactggcccgggccactgcttaaatccgtccctgcttATTCATCGATTTGCTCATTTGCAAAATCATCACAATTCTTGTTTTTTACCTTTTTTACAagcatagatatgctaacatagcctactacagagatgccaatgggttatgaaaaaaaaatctgaaagttGCGAACGTAGGGAGCGAAGCGACCGAAGTGTCGCCctcacggccgggggtccaggggcccgcttaagggcccctggtggggtccaggggcaaagccccggtgggggtcgagggggcgaagccccttGAAGCCAGAGggtttgtacacattttacactgcaggagacaccatttctgagggtaaaattacattcaaatggattaaaaaataaggttattttgagaaaacaagcctagataacaagccttgaagactatctattatacatgtaatattcttcaaggcttgttttctcaaaattataccataaaatatgcaaattaggtacctaggcccaggcaattttagcagaattag
The Amphiura filiformis chromosome 3, Afil_fr2py, whole genome shotgun sequence DNA segment above includes these coding regions:
- the LOC140148460 gene encoding protein O-glucosyltransferase 1-like, translating into MAASTTAKRLIGQPIFIALFLFLGSHINCEGTDERWKPYLDQIESAMQEYKECPEDDDCACHKDLIDKDLEVWRLKGGITEANVKEAVDRKLGAHYQIINHKLYRSKSCMFPARCQGVEHFILNIIKKLPDMEFVLNNRDWPQSPTFQEPVPVLSFSKVEGQHYDITYPAWTFWEGGPAVWPIFPTGLGRWDLFRDSLDKEAKKLPWDKKESLTFFRGSRTSAERDPLILLSRDEPDLVDAQYTKNQAWRSEADTLFREPAKEVTLEEHCKYKYLFNFRGVAASFRLKHLFLCNSLVFHVGDEWIEFFYPALKPWVHYIPAPKDLHNVRELIEFAMANDKVAKEIADRGRDFIWNHLRMETVECYWKKLLKEYAKLQKYKPVRNKELNLITPKDEL